A window of Halichoerus grypus chromosome 12, mHalGry1.hap1.1, whole genome shotgun sequence contains these coding sequences:
- the SPAM1 gene encoding hyaluronidase PH-20 has product MGVLRFQHIFFRSFVGSSRVTQAVLTFLLIPCCLTQEFRAPPFIPNVSFLWGWNAPTELCAQKFNVQLDLNLFSLVGSPRKSATGQGITLFYADRLGYYPHIHEKTGKNVNGGIPQAGNLKKHLEKAKEDIGHYIQRDTTGLAVIDWENWRPVWARNWKPKDIYKRQSIELAQQQHIELNATEAAKIAKADFEKAGKCFMQETLKLGKFLRPNYLWGYYLFPDCYNHNYKTPGYNGSCFDLEKKRNDELNWMWKESTALFPSIYLNSKLKSSPYAAFYVRNRVWEAIRVSKVSSVKHPLPIFVYTRPVFTDVSLQYLSEDDLENTIGETVSLGVSGMIIWGSLNLTQNVQSCTELDNYMKNKLNPYIINVTLAAKMCNQVLCQEQGVCIRKHWNSSDYLHLNPENFAIQLEKSGRYTIQGKPTLEDLHQFSNKFYCACYANVRCQERADMTEIHTVKVCVAGDVCIDAFLNSEPTGHLSSWKGKSATSSNILPAMSPAIGSPCDPGKDLSRCLKARFIAEANSKTPQVGY; this is encoded by the exons ATGGGTGTGCTCAGGTTCCAGCATATCTTCTTTAGGAGTTTTGTGGGGTCCAGCAGAGTCACCCAAGCAGTGCTCACCTTCCTTCTGATTCCATGTTGCTTGACTCAGGAGTTCAGAGCACCCCCTTTTATCCCCAATGTATCTTTCCTCTGGGGCTGGAATGCCCCAACTGAACTTTGTGCTCAAAAGTTTAACGTGCAGCTAGATCTGAACCTTTTCTCTTTAGTAGGAAGCCCTCGAAAAAGCGCCACAGGACAAGGCATTACATTATTTTACGCTGACAGACTTGGCTACTATCCTCACATACATGAAAAGACTGGCAAAAATGTGAATGGAGGAATCCCCCAGGCTGGAAACTTAAAAAAGCACTTGGAGAAAGCCAAGGAAGATATTGGCCATTACATACAAAGAGACACCACGGGCCTGGCTGTTATTGACTGGGAAAACTGGAGGCCTGTCTGGGCAAGAAACTGGAAACCTAAAGATATTTACAAGCGCCAGTCTATTGAGTTGGCTCAGCAACAACATATAGAACTTAATGCCACAGAGGCCGCCAAGATAGCCAAAGCAGATTTtgaaaaggcaggaaaatgttTCATGCAAGAGACCTTAAAACTGGGAAAATTCCTTCGGCCAAATTATTTATGGGGTTATTATCTCTTTCCTGACTGTTACAATCATAATTATAAGACCCCCGGTTACAATGGAAGTTGCTttgatttagaaaagaaaagaaatgatgaacTCAACTGGATGTGGAAGGAAAGCACAGCCCTTTTCCCATCCATTTATTTGAATAGCAAATTAAAATCTTCTCCATACGCTGCTTTCTATGTCCGCAATCGTGTTTGGGAAGCCATCCGGGTTTCTAAAGTATCCAGTGTTAAACATCCACTTCCAATTTTTGTATATACCCGTCCAGTTTTTACTGATGTGTCTTTGCAATATCTTTCTGAG GATGACCTTGAGAATACAATCGGTGAAACGGTTTCTCTAGGTGTCTCTGGAATGATAATATGGGGAAGCCTCAATTTAACCCAAAATGTG CAATCTTGCACAGAGCTAGACAATTACATGAAGAATAAACTGAATCCTTACATAATCAACGTCACCCTAGCAGCCAAAATGTGTAACCAAGTGCTTTGCCAGGAGCAGGGAGTATGTATAAGGAAACACTGGAATTCAAGTGACTATCTTCACCTGAACCCAGAGAATTTTGCTATTCAACTTGAGAAAAGTGGAAGATACACAATACAAGGGAAACCCACACTTGAAGACCTGCACCAATTTTCCAACAAATTTTATTGCGCTTGTTATGCCAATGTCCGTTGTCAGGAGAGAGCTGATATGACTGAAATTCATACTGTTAAAGTATGTGTTGCTGGAGATGTTTGTATAGATGCCTTTCTAAACTCAGAACCCACTGGTCATCTTTCTAGCTGGAAGGGGAAATCTGCCACTTCCAGCAATATCTTACCTGCCATGTCACCTGCCATAGGGTCTCCATGTGATCCTGGTAAAGACCTTAGTAGGTGCCTCAAAGCCAGATTTATAGCAGAAGCCAACTCCAAAACCCCTCAAGTGGGCTATTAG